A window from Gopherus flavomarginatus isolate rGopFla2 chromosome 4, rGopFla2.mat.asm, whole genome shotgun sequence encodes these proteins:
- the XKR5 gene encoding XK-related protein 5, translating into MRAVFAGLSLVLLAAEQGARVCTIVHYLLSGRYLWCWLTIALLLPDYIVQLLSFSWFRADGHRGCCCLVIVHMLQLGIWKRHWDALWTAAEAGGSSVAGDLLVQLGDLSVLRLLEALLQTLPHLLLQSYVFVAVEPTGLVPGVSAGLSLLSLSWSLVSYSRFTCLMKPGHLYMPAAALLCQLLWRTGMLGTRVVALVLFARVYPVWVFVAAGVHWLVMSFWLVSQQTDIIASSCHWRLFNFLVGAVYIFCYINFQASPSRYRVAVFYVIMLIENIFLLMLATDLLQGVRRESLFVTGAVMAGFVIGSAALVTYYSLLHPKSTEIWQSFLNKSCNITAAKYHGTEGSTSRSVNEAGESFGISGQGDIVSSNAEVSKVVPTRPASRAHGETSLGELEGHTSVKDTWVNHHHWLLVKLALKTGDMSRINAAFGDGGIGELYPSGWVASKHCSAMLGPKTKLGFSLVGKCPGTPKARVVGQRLQAEENSAGESLSKETTYVTLASSEHNMCSVRTPPVLQEEHRPTAKAPDCTDSTSRPEAQADKAGGLSALAPNNSANGNTDLEAVVEHPEGTAPMHESPTLYFSANAEATASLNRGGGAASCVADGLVELREDSRLRPVPDNIVGKGEGFPITVANISPILGVGTPGFLQSGPSLCCTSKCSALSPSEETSEVTEQAQCHHWGTASLGTWVAAVKRRLRPAEEPCYTSTPKADPPSQDCRVGEIKERTKLMGLMEQL; encoded by the exons atgcgCGCAGTCTTCGCGGGACTCTCGCTCGTGCTGCTGGCGGCGGAACAGGGCGCGC GGGTCTGCACCATCGTCCATTATCTTCTCTCTGGCCGGTATCTCTGGTGCTGGTTGACCATTGCTTTGCTTCTACCTGACTATATAGTTCAGCTCCTCAGCTTCTCTTGGTTCCGGGCAGATGGGCACAGAGGCTGCTGCTGTCTGGTGATAGTGCACATGCTGCAGCTGGGGATTTGGAAGCG GCATTGGGACGCTCTGTGGACAGCTGCCGAGGCTGGAGGAAGCTCCGTTGCTGGAGATCTCCTTGTGCAGCTGGGGGACCTGTCAGTTCTGCGCCTCTTGGAAGCCCTGCTGCAGACCTTGCCCCACCTGTTGCTACAGAGCTACGTTTTTGTAGCGGTGGAACCGACTGGCCTTGTCCCAG GTGTGAGTGCCGGACTGTCCCTGCTCTCCCTTTCCTGGTCTTTAGTCTCTTATAGCCGCTTTACATGCCTAATGAAACCAGGTCATCTCTACATGCCAGCGGCAGCCCTCCTGTGCCAGTTGTTGTGGAGGACAGGAATGCTAGGAACGAGGGTCGTGGCCCTGGTGCTCTTTGCCAGAGTCTATCCTGTCTGGGTTTTTGTCGCAGCCG GTGTTCACTGGCTAGTGATGTCTTTCTGGCTAGTGTCTCAGCAAACTGACATCATAGCGAGTTCCTGTCACTGGAGACTGTTCAACTTCCTGGTGGGGGCCGTGTACATCTTCTGCTACATCAACTTCCAGGCTAGCCCCTCCAGGTACAGAGTGGCTGTGTTTTATGTG ATAATGCTGATAGAGAACATCTTCCTTTTGATGTTGGCCACAGACCTCCTGCAGGGGGTGCGGCGGGAGAGCCTGTTTGTGACAGGGGCTGTGATGGCTGGATTCGTGATTG GCTCTGCAGCTCTGGTCACCTATTACAGtctgctgcaccccaaatccACAGAGATCTGGCAGAGTTTCCTGAACAAATCTTGCAACATCACAGCTGCAAAGTATCACGGGACAGAAGGATCCACTTCCCGGTCCGTAAACGAAGCTGGGGAGAGCTTTGGAATTTCAGGTCAGGGGGACATTGTCTCTTCAAATGCAGAAGTCTCGAAGGTGGTGCCTACCAGGCCTGCTTCTAGAGCACACGGTGAGACCTCACTTGGAGAACTTGAAGGTCATACTTCTGTGAAAGACACCTGGGTGAACCATCATCACTGGCTGTTGGTAAAGCTAGCCTTGAAAACTGGGGATATGTCCAGGATCAACGCAGCCTTTGGAGATGGTGGAATTGGGGAGCTTTACCCTTCAGGATGGGTGGCAAGCAAACACTGCAGTGCCATGCTTGGGCCAAAGACCAAACTTGGCTTTTCTTTGGTGGGAAAATGCCCTGGAACCCCTAAAGCCAGAGTGGTAGGACAGAGGCTTCAGGCAGAAGAGAACAGCGCTGGAGAAAGCCTGAGCAAGGAGACTACTTACGTCACTCTAGCAAGCAGTGAACACAACATGTGCTCTGTTAGAACGCCGCCAGTCCTGCAAGAGGAGCACAGGCCAACAGCAAAAGCCCCTGACTGCACAGACTCGACAAGCAGACCTGAAGCTCAGGCAGACAAAGCGGGAGGCTTGTCCGCTCTCGCTCCAAACAACAGTGCCAACGGCAACACTGACTTGGAAGCTGTTGTGGAGCACCCAGAAGGGACAGCTCCGATGCATGAGAGTCCTACTCTGTACTTCAGTGCTAATGCAGAGGCCACTGCATCTCTGAACAGAGGTGGGGGAGCAGCCAGCTGTGTGGCTGATGGCCTTGTGGAGCTGAGGGAGGACAGCAGGCTCAGGCCTGTACCAGATAACATCGTAGGTAAAGGAGAGGGCTTCCCCATTACCGTGGCTAATATCAGTCCAATCCTGGGTGTTGGCACTCCTGGCTTTCTGCAAAGCGGTCCGTCCCTCTGCTGCACCAGTAAGTGCAGTGCACTGAGTCCATCCGAGGAAACCTCGGAGGTCACGGAGCAGGCACAGTGCCACCACTGGGGCACCGCATCCCTTGGGACTTGGGTTGCTGCTGTGAAGAGGAGACTAAGGCCAGCTGAGGAACCGTGCTACACGTCCACCCCCAAGGCTGACCCCCCCAGCCAGGACTGCAGAGTGGGGGAGATAAAGGAGAGGACGAAACTAATGGGATTGATGGAGCAATTGTAA